The following proteins come from a genomic window of Gemmatimonadota bacterium:
- the ahcY gene encoding adenosylhomocysteinase, whose protein sequence is MESGVLTRQAAATDRPAFKVADLSLAEWGRKEITLAEHEMPGLMSVREEYAEAQPLAGLKVMGSLHMTVQTAVLIETLMDLGADVRWVSCNIFSTQDHAAAAVAVGRGGTPEHPNGAAVFAWKGETLEEYWWCTEQALMWPDGSGPDLLVDDGGDATLLLHRGVEYEAVGAVPDFDAASEPEEWGVILDLLRRTLTSDPGRWTRLSATIKGVSEETTTGVHRLYEMEKAGTLLFPAINVNDSVTKSKFDNIYGCRHSVIDGLNRASDVMISGKTAVVCGYGEVGKGCAQALKGQGARVIVTEIDPICALQAAMEGFEVKRVEDVLDYADIFITATGNKDVITYDHMARMKNKAIIGNIGHFDNEIDMAGLKKHKVERRNIKPQYDEFIFPDGHSVLILAEGRLLNLGCATGHPSFVMSASFTNQVIAQLELARNAGEYEKKVYMLPKHLDEKVATLHLEHLGVKLTELTAEQASYIGVPAQGPYKPEHYRY, encoded by the coding sequence ATGGAAAGTGGAGTCCTGACGCGGCAGGCCGCGGCCACGGACCGGCCCGCCTTCAAGGTCGCCGACCTGAGCCTGGCGGAGTGGGGCCGCAAGGAGATCACGCTCGCCGAGCACGAGATGCCCGGCCTGATGTCCGTCCGGGAGGAATACGCCGAAGCTCAGCCGCTGGCCGGCCTGAAGGTCATGGGCTCGCTGCACATGACGGTCCAGACCGCGGTGTTGATCGAGACCCTGATGGACCTGGGCGCCGACGTGCGTTGGGTCTCGTGCAACATCTTCTCGACCCAGGACCACGCCGCCGCCGCGGTCGCGGTGGGGCGAGGCGGTACTCCCGAGCACCCGAACGGGGCCGCGGTCTTCGCCTGGAAGGGCGAGACGTTGGAAGAGTACTGGTGGTGCACCGAGCAGGCCCTGATGTGGCCGGACGGCTCGGGACCCGATCTCCTCGTGGACGACGGGGGCGATGCGACCCTGCTCCTGCACAGGGGTGTGGAATACGAAGCGGTCGGTGCGGTACCCGACTTCGACGCGGCCAGCGAGCCCGAAGAGTGGGGCGTCATTCTCGACCTGCTTCGCCGCACGCTGACGTCGGACCCGGGTCGCTGGACGCGGCTGAGCGCCACGATCAAGGGCGTCTCTGAGGAGACCACCACAGGCGTGCACCGGCTCTACGAGATGGAGAAGGCGGGTACCCTGCTCTTCCCCGCCATCAACGTCAACGACTCGGTGACCAAGTCCAAGTTCGACAACATCTACGGCTGCCGGCATTCGGTCATCGACGGTCTGAACCGGGCCAGTGACGTGATGATCTCGGGCAAGACCGCAGTCGTCTGCGGCTATGGCGAGGTCGGAAAGGGCTGCGCCCAGGCGCTCAAGGGGCAAGGCGCCCGCGTGATCGTCACCGAGATCGACCCGATCTGCGCCTTGCAGGCCGCGATGGAGGGCTTCGAGGTCAAGCGGGTCGAAGACGTGCTGGACTACGCGGACATCTTCATCACCGCCACCGGCAACAAGGACGTGATCACCTACGATCACATGGCGCGTATGAAGAACAAGGCCATCATCGGAAACATCGGCCACTTCGACAACGAGATCGACATGGCCGGTCTGAAGAAGCACAAGGTCGAGCGCCGCAACATCAAACCCCAGTACGACGAGTTCATCTTCCCCGATGGACATTCCGTACTGATCCTGGCGGAGGGACGGCTGCTCAACCTGGGCTGCGCCACCGGGCACCCCAGCTTCGTGATGAGCGCGAGCTTCACCAATCAGGTCATCGCGCAGCTGGAGCTGGCCAGAAACGCGGGCGAGTATGAGAAGAAGGTGTACATGCTGCCCAAGCACCTGGACGAGAAGGTGGCGACGCTCCACCTCGAGCATCTCGGGGTGAAGCTCACGGAGCTCACTGCGGAGCAGGCCTCATACATCGGCGTACCCGCGCAGGGGCCCTACAAGCCGGAGCACTATCGGTACTAG